From Rhodamnia argentea isolate NSW1041297 chromosome 10, ASM2092103v1, whole genome shotgun sequence, a single genomic window includes:
- the LOC115749285 gene encoding ammonium transporter 2-like, whose amino-acid sequence MAATTATLPQAYGPHLPALPDWLNNGDNAWQMTAATLVGIQSMPGLVILYASIVKKKWAVNSAFMALYAFAAVLILWVLVGYRLAFGDRLLPMWGRAAPALGQKYLVRRARLPSSARYRDDGLLETPAHEPFYPMATLVYFQFQFAAITMILLAGSVLGRMNIRAWMAFVPLWLIFSYTVGAFSLWGGGFLYQWGVIDYSGGYVIHLSSGIAGFTAAYWVGPRLKSDRERFSPNNVLLMLAGAGLLWMGWSGFNGGAPYAANIDASVAILNTNICAATSLLIWTSLDVTFFGKPSVIGAVQGMMTGLACITPGAGVVESWAAIVMGILSGSIPWFSMMILHKKSSLFQKVDDTLGVFHTHAVAGLLGGLLTGLLAEPGLCNLVLPIPNLRGAFYGGSGRVQFLKQIVAALFVIGWNILSTTIICLGIKLVMPLRMPDEQLIIGDDAVHGEEAYALWGDGEKYEPTRHGWNSSSSHPEEIMAPSPYINGSSGVTINL is encoded by the exons AtggccgccaccaccgccacgCTGCCCCAGGCTTACGGGCCTCACCTCCCGGCACTGCCCGACTGGCTCAACAACGGCGACAACGCGTGGCAGATGACGGCAGCGACCCTCGTCGGCATCCAGAGCATGCCGGGCCTCGTGATCCTCTACGCGAGCATCGTCAAGAAGAAGTGGGCCGTCAACTCGGCCTTCATGGCCCTCTACGCCTTCGCGGCGGTCCTCATCCTCTGGGTCCTCGTCGGGTACCGTTTGGCCTTCGGGGACCGCCTCCTCCCCATGTGGGGCAGGGCGGCGCCCGCCCTCGGCCAGAAGTACCTCGTCCGCCGGGCCAGGTTGCCGTCGAGCGCACGCTACAGGGACGACGGCTTGCTGGAGACACCGGCCCACGAGCCGTTCTACCCCATGGCCACGCTCGTCTACTTCCAGTTCCAGTTCGCGGCCATCACCATGATCTTGCTCGCCGGCTCGGTCCTCGGCCGGATGAACATAAGGGCGTGGATGGCCTTTGTGCCGCTCTGGCTGATTTTCTCTTACACCGTCGGCGCATTCAGTCTATGGGGCGGCGGTTTTCTCTACCAATGGGGCGTCATCGACTACTCCGGCGGCTACGTCATCCACCTCTCGTCCGGTATCGCCGGGTTCACCGCGGCTTATTGG GTCGGACCGAGGCTGAAGAGCGACCGGGAGCGGTTCTCTCCGAACAACGTCCTGCTCATGCTGGCCGGGGCTGGCCTGCTGTGGATGGGTTGGTCCGGGTTCAACGGCGGGGCCCCGTACGCGGCGAACATCGACGCGTCCGTCGCCATCCTCAACACCAACATATGCGCGGCCACGAGCCTCTTGATTTGGACGTCGCTCGACGTCACCTTCTTCGGGAAGCCGTCGGTGATCGGGGCGGTCCAAGGGATGATGACGGGTCTGGCTTGCATCACGCCCGGAGCAG GGGTTGTGGAATCGTGGGCGGCTATTGTAATGGGGATACTTTCCGGGAGCATTCCGTGGTTCTCTATGATGATACTCCACAAGAAATCTAGTCTTTTCCAAAAG GTCGACGACACTCTAGGCGTGTTCCACACGCACGCCGTTGCCGGATTGCTGGGAGGGCTTCTCACCGGGCTTCTGGCCGAGCCGGGGCTCTGCAATCTCGTATTGCCGATCCCCAACCTGAGGGGCGCATTCTATGGCGGCTCGGGCAGGGTCCAGTTCTTGAAGCAGATCGTCGCGGCCTTATTCGTGATCGGGTGGAACATACTCTCCACAACCATCATTTGTCTCGGCATTAAGCTGGTCATGCCGTTAAGAATGCCTGACGAGCAGCTCATCATAGGCGACGACGCGGTCCACGGGGAGGAGGCCTACGCTCTTTGGGGCGACGGAGAGAAGTACGAACCCACCAGACACGGTTGGAACAGTTCGTCATCTCATCCGGAGGAGATCATGGCGCCGTCGCCCTATATAAATGGCTCTAGCGGCGTAACCATTAATCTGTGA
- the LOC115749286 gene encoding nudix hydrolase 15, mitochondrial-like: protein MSSEALSKSCQVTNESEILFLSSMRISAFRFWPWLPQRTDIRGQVAPKKWNICNIIEAIRDARGLQLARMGTPSGVACGTLHELANRLLLYEPSLGLEVDHDEKSSDLFSNDQPQCAQDDDCCCPIMPRRKRRATVLVCLFEGHGGEVRVILTKRSMKLSSYPGDVALPGGKMEEQDKDDAATALREATEEIGLDPELVQVVANLEPFFSQHLFEVVPVVGLLAKMEDFTPSLNVDEVDLVFDIPLEMFLKEENHRCEEREWLGWKYILHVFDFQLERETFCICGLTARILIRMASIVFQRPPSFDLHAPDFRQLQQVLEDISWNLKVGAPTG from the exons ATGTCTAGCGAAGCGCTTTCGAAATCGTGCCAAGTAACAAACGAAAGTGAGATTCTATTCCTAAGTTCCATGAGAATTTCAGCATTTAGATTCTGGCCATGGCTACCACAGAGAACAGATATTCGCGGACAAGTTGCGCCAAAAAAGTGGAATATCTGCAATATAATTGAGGCCATTCGGGATGCTAGAGGACTTCAGCTTGCACGGATGGGGACCCCTTCGGGAGTGGCTTGCGGAACTCTTCACGAACTCGCAAACCGGCTCTTACTGTACGAACCGTCGCTAGGATTAGAAGTCGATCACGATGAGAAGAGTAGCGATCTATTTTCGAATGATCAACCCCAATGTGCTCAAGATGACGATTGTTGTTGCCCCATCATgccgaggaggaagagaagagccACCGTCTTGGTCTGCCTCTTTGAAGGCCACGGAGGAGAGGTTCGAGTTATTCTCACGAAAAGATCGATGAAACTGTCCTCTTATCCTG GAGATGTTGCATTGCCGGGCGGAAAGATGGAAGAACAGGACAAGGATGATGCCGCAACCGCATTAAGAGAAGCGACGGAAGAGATCGGCTTGGACCCAGAACTGGTTCAAGTTGTTGCTAATTTGGAACCCTTCTTTTCTCAG CATCTCTTCGAGGTCGTTCCCGTCGTCGGCCTACTTGCGAAGATGGAAGATTTCACGCCCTCGCTGAATGTGGATGAAGTGGATTTGGTTTTCGACATCCCTTTGGAAATGTTTCTGAAG GAAGAGAATCACAGatgtgaggagagagaatggcTAGGATGGAAGTACATTCTTCATGTTTTCGATTTCCAACTGGAGCGAGAGACCTTCTGCATATGCGGATTGACAGCGAGAATTCTGATTCGGATGGCGTCGATTGTTTTCCAGCGGCCTCCCTCGTTCGACCTGCACGCTCCCGACTTCCGACAACTGCAGCAAGTACTAGAAGATATAAGCTGGAACCTGAAAGTAGGCGCCCCGACAGGCTAA
- the LOC115749287 gene encoding UPF0098 protein CPn_0877/CP_0992/CPj0877/CpB0906: MRPIEALHPTASDGEFRLVSPPIDWEGKLPRKFTDEGQGALKNVSPPLEWYNVPEGTESLALVVQDIDVPDPSSPIVPWTCWVVANIPPHLKGLPEGFSGKGEELGGDYAKIQEGHNDHKVPGWHGPKLPSHGHRFEFKLYALDEKLNVGHKVTKEKLLEAMEGHVLREAVLIAKF, from the exons ATGAGACCGATCGAAGCTTTACATCCGACGGCGAGCGACGGCGAGTTCAGGCTGGTGTCTCCGCCGATCGACTGGGAGGGGAAGCTGCCGAGGAAGTTCACCGACGAGGGCCAAGGCGCTCTCAAGAACGTGTCGCCGCCGCTcgaatg GTACAACGTACCGGAGGGGACGGAAAGCCTGGCCCTTGTGGTGCAGGACATCGACGTGCCCGACCCGAGCAGCCCGATCGTGCCGTGGACTTGCTGGGTGGTGGCCAACATCCCGCCGCACCTGAAGGGCCTTCCGGAGGGCTTCTCGGGCAAGGGGGAGGAGCTGGGCGGCGACTACGCCAAGATCCAAGAAGGCCACAACGACCACAAGGTGCCCGGGTGGCACGGGCCGAAGCTGCCGTCCCACGGCCACCGCTTCGAGTTCAAGCTCTACGCCTTGGATGAGAAGCTGAACGTAGGCCACAAGGTGACCAAAGAGAAGCTGCTGGAGGCGATGGAAGGGCATGTTCTTAGAGAGGCCGTGCTGATTGCTAAGTTCTGA
- the LOC115749277 gene encoding transcription factor LATE FLOWERING, protein MFMEHHCLQNHPDSSADASPSSAPNKFDEKKMSPSTRNVKTRGKRLGPLKLSTDPQSVAARRRRHRISNRFKILQSLIPGGSKMDTVSMLEEAIHYVKFLKAQILLHHAVFEGRAGWPDSVPAGSAVPPPAAHQWAQMAQSQPDSDSSSFVDVDHHATPPPPLNLADLRWFQAGEETMSCDEPWGRQSLA, encoded by the coding sequence ATGTTCATGGAACATCACTGCCTTCAAAACCACCCCGATTCATCGGCAGATGCATCTCCTTCTTCGGCTCCGAACAAGTTCGACGAAAAGAAGATGTCGCCGTCGACCAGGAACGTCAAGACCAGAGGCAAAAGATTGGGGCCGCTCAAGCTCTCGACCGACCCGCAGAGCGTGGCTGCCCGGCGGAGGCGGCACCGCATCAGCAACCGGTTCAAGATCCTGCAGAGCCTCATCCCCGGGGGATCCAAGATGGACACCGTGTCGATGCTTGAGGAGGCCATCCACTACGTCAAGTTCTTGAAGGCTCAGATTTTGCTCCACCACGCCGTGTTCGAGGGCCGAGCTGGCTGGCCCGACTCTGTCCCAGCTGGCTCAGCCGTTCCTCCGCCGGCGGCTCATCAATGGGCTCAGATGGCCCAGAGCCAGCCCGACAGCGACTCTTCGAGCTTTGTGGATGTCGATCATCACGCAACGCCGCCACCGCCATTGAATTTAGCAGATCTTCGGTGGTTCCAAGCCGGGGAAGAGACCATGTCGTGCGATGAACCGTGGGGGAGGCAATCTCTGGCTTAA